The genomic segment CCGCGAGCGCCGCGGCCGGCACCGCGCACGCGATCGCGATCAGCAGAATCTTGATCATGAGGACTGCTCCTCCAATGAAGAAAAACACACGTGCGGGCTTACGGACCTGCGCGCGCCCTGACAAACTCGGCGCGAATGCGCAGTTGCACGTCGTCGCCGACGGCGGGCAGCCAGCGCGACAGGCCGAACGCGGTCCGGCTGAAGTGACCGTCCGCGACGAACGCGAGCGTGCGCGCCGCGTCGGGCGTGGGTCGCCCGGGCGATTCGCGCGGTTCGGGCGATTCCGGCGGTTCGGTGCCGCGCCGGGCCGCGCGCTGCCGAACGGCGTTGCCGCTCGGGACGATGCGGCTCGCATCCGCGTCGCGCGGCATCGCATCGGGCGAATCGGCATCGCCCAGCGCCGCATCGCGCGTGCGCGCGTCATATGGCCCGAATTCGCGCCGGCCCCGCGCCTCGCGCCGCCAGGCCGAGTCGCGCTCGCCGCCGTCGCGCGCGTCGGCGCCCGGCTGCCCGGCGTCGAAGCGCACGGCGAGCGTGATCGGCCGCGTCGTCGCGCGGATCGTCAGATCGCCGGTCAAGCGGGCCGTCGCCGCGCCGGTGCGCTCGAATCGCGTGCCGACGAAGCGGATCTCCGGGTAGCGCGCGACGTCGAGCATCGCCGAACCCTTCACGAGCGCGGCGACGAACGGCACGTTCGCGCCGAGGCTCGCCGCATCGACCGTCACGTCGACGCGGCTCGCGAGCCGATCGTCGTCGCCGCCGGCCAGTTCCGCGTGCATTCGCGTGAAGCGCATCGTCAGATGCGCGTGCCAGAAATTGTCGACGCGGAACGTGACGCCGGAGTGCCGAGGGTCGAGCCGGTAGCGCGGAGCGGGATGCGGCGACGCGGCGAGCGTGCCGGCCGGCTCGGCGCCGGACACGTCTGCCGCGCCGGCCGGAGCCGACGTGCCTGACGGGCGTGACGCATCCGCCGCGCCCAACACGCCCGAGACGCCCGAGACGCCCGACGCACCCGCCGCATCCGCCGCGCCCACGCCCGGCGCGAGCCACGCGCCGACCGCGCACGCAAGCGCCGCGACGACTGCTTTCGCGGATGAACCGGCGGCCCCCATGATCGACTCTTCGGTTGCCTCGACGTCGCGGCCCGGCTCGCGCCTATCGCCACCGCTCCGGATGGCCGCCGAGCTCGCCGCAGACGTCGGCCGCGATCGCGCGCAGCCGGTCTTCGGCGATCTGGCCGGAGAGCGCGTACGCGGTGCGTTCGCTGACCCAGTAGAACGTGCGCCGCTCGCCGTCGCGCAGCAGCCGGACCGCCGTCTCGCGCTGCGAGGACGCGCTCACGTAGAGCGCGAGCCGTCCCCCGGCCGCGTTTTCATACATGAACTGCGCGGCGGGGCCGGTCGCGCCCGGCAGCAGCCGTCCGCCGAGCAGCGCGAAACCGTACTCGTCGAGCGAAGGCGCGGCGATCCGGCGGCCGACGCGCGTCGACAGCCAGGCGGCGAGCGCGCCGTCGCGGCCGCCTGCGATCTCGACCGGATGGCGCGCGTCGGGCGCGTAGACCGCATACGCGTGATCCGCCTCATGCGCGAACGCAGCCTGCACGCCCGCGGGCGCGCCCCATTGCGGCGCGAGCGCACCGCCCAGCCAGCCGAGTGCGACGCCCGCCGCCAGCGCGCCGCCCGCGAACGCGGCGCGCCGCCACCACGGCGTGCGCACGCGCAGCACGATGCATGGGCCGCTGCGCTGCGCGACGGGATCGGCGAACAACGCCCGCAGCGCCGCGCGCTGCGCGCGATAGTGCGACACGACGCCGGCCGCGCGTGGGTCTGCCGCGAGCCGCTCGGCGATCGCGCGGCGCTCCGCGTCGGGCAGTTCGCCGTCGACGAACGCCGACAGCGCGAAAAGCCCCGGTTCGTCGGATTCCGGTGCGACGGTGGGATCGGGATCGTCGCTCATCGATGATGTCTCGCAGCGGTGAATGACAACGGCGGCCGAAGCGGCGCGTCGGTCAGCAGCGCGCGCATGTGCTCCCGCGCGCGCGACAGCCGCGACATCACCGTGCCGACCGGCACGCCGAGCACCGCCGCCGCCTCCTGATAGCTCAGCTCCTCCACGCAGACGAGCAGCAGCGCTTCGCGCTGCTCGAGCGGCAGCCGGTACAGCATCCGCTGCACGTCGCGCAGCACGAGCGCGTCGACCTGGCCGACGGGCGCCTCGAGCGTGCGCCACGGGCCGTCGTCGTCGTCGACGGCGAATTCGCGGCGCGCGCGCAACTGATCGATGTACAAGTGGCGCAGGATCGTCAGCAGCCACGCGCGCAGGTTGCTGTCGGGCCGAAACGCGCTCATTCGCGACAATGCGCGCTCGGCGGTGTCCTGTACGAGATCGTCGGCCCACGCGGGATCGCCCGTCAGCGCGCGCGCATAGCGGCGCAACTGCGGCAGCCAGCCGACGACGTCCGATTCGAAGCTCACGCGCGGCGCCGTCGCTCAATACCCGCTGCCGCCGGCGCCCCGGCCGTAGCCGCTCGCCGGCGTCGCATGGCCGGCCGGCGACATGTCGTCCGACGACGCGCAGCCCGCCGACAGCATCAGCGCGAGCAGCGCGAATACGGCTGAAAGCATCCGTGTCGATTTCATTTCCGCCTCCGGGCGGCGCATCGGTCGGGTCCGGGCGTCGCGCGCACGCCGCGGCGGGCGGCGCCCCATGCCTGCGAAAACGAACGCCGCGCGTGCTTTATTCCTTTGTTCGCGGTGTCATCACAAAGATAGGCGGGTTCGCGGACTTTTCACGTGCTGGAAAACGCTGTGGCGCGGCATCGGCGTCCCGGCGGACGTCGAACGTTCTTGCGCGTCAGCCGCGATGCCCGATCGCTCGCGCCCGCCCGACGACGCGGCGGCCGCGCCGCCCGCCCACGCCGCGCCCCACGCCCGCCCGTTTTTAGCGACAATTCGACCATTGCCCGTCGCGCCGCCGCGCGCGGCCGACCGCACCATCCGCATCACGACCACGACAGCCCACATGCCATCCCCAGTCAGGCCGCGCACGTACGGCATGCCCGAGCGCAGCGACCGCCTCGATTTCTACATCCGCGACGAGGCCACCCGCCGGGCGATCACCGAGCCGCACCGGCACGCGTACTTCCAGATCCAGTTCAACCTCGGCGGCGACACCGAGCAGCAGATCGGCGGGCTCACGCGAGCGTTCCCGCGCGGCGCGCTCGCGTTCGTGCTGCCGTACCGAGAGCATCTGATTGCGCATCCGCCGGGCGCGCACTTCGTCGTGATCAACTTCTCGCAGACGTTCCTGCGCGCGGATCTCGACGTCGATCCGCTCGATCTCGAGGACGTGTCCGCGCAGCGCGCGCCCGAACTCGCGCCGTTCCGCTTCCAGGAGCACCTCGACTTCATCCTGACGGGCGCGGCGTTCGACGACGCGCGCCGCCTCGCGCAGCGCATGCTCGAAGCGGACCGTGCGCGCACGTTCGGCTCGGTGCCGCTGTTGCGCGGCTACCTGCTGCAATTGATCGGGCTCGTCTGCACGCAGTACGCGGGGCCGCTCACGAAACTCGCGCAAAGCGGCGCGCATCGCACGGGCCGCCGCGACGCGTTCGCACGCGTGCTGCGCCACGTGCGCGCGAACCTGACGAACGACGCGCTGACGCTCGCGGGCACCGCGCGCGCGGCGTTCCTGTCGCCGAACTACCTCGCGCACCTGATCCGCAAGGAGACGGGCAGCACGTTCACCGATCTCGTCACCGAGCGGCGGATCGCGCTCGCGCAATCGCTGCTCGCGCACACGACGCGGCGCATCGCCGACATCGCGCACGCGGTCGGGTTTCGCGACGAAGGCTATTTCTCGCGGCGCTTTCGCGCATGCGTCGGCCTGTCGCCGAAGGAGTACCGCGATGCGAACGGCGCACTCGGCGCGGCCGACGTGGCCGACGTGCGCGGCGCGCGGAGTGCGGCGGGCCGCGGCGAAACGCCGGGCGCGCCCGGCGCGGCCGGCTCGAAAGGCGCGGCGCGGGCGGCCGCGAAGCCGCGCGCGTAGTTTTGTCCATGAAAACCACACATCCGTCGCATCGGCGCGTGGCCGGCGCCGGTATCGTCGATATGTCGACATGTCGACGACGCCAGCCGCGACGTCCGCCGCGACACGCGGCCGGGCGTCGCGCCGTCGAAGGCCGCCGCCCGCGCCTTCGCTTTCCGGCTCCCGCTTTCCAACACCTTTTCAGAGACTCCAAGATGACCGATTACGTATTCGCGCCGCCCGCCGTTCCGTCCGTCGAGATCGCCGGCTCCGCCGCGCGCTTTCCGGTGCGCCGCGTGTTCTGCGTCGGCCGCAACTACGCGGACCACGCGCGCGAGATGGGCGCCGATCCGAACCGCGAGCCGCCGTTCTTCTTCACGAAGCCGGCCGACGCGATCGTGCCCGCGAGCGGCACGGTGCCGTACCCGACGCTCACGTCCGACCTGCATCACGAGATCGAGCTCGTGATCGCGATCGGCCGCGGCGGGCGCGCGATCGCCGCCGACGCGGCACTCGATCACGTGTGGGGCTATGGCGTCGGCGTCGACCTGACGCGGCGCGACTTGCAGGCCCAGGCGAAGAAGGCCGGCCGGCCGTGGGACTGGGCGAAGGGCTTCGACGCGTCGGGCCCGCTGACAGCGCTCCATCCGGCCGCGTCGATCGGCCATCCGCAACGCGGCCGGATCTGGCTCGCGGTCAACGGCGACGTGCGCCAGCAAGGCGAGCTCGCCGACATGATCTGGCCGATTCCCGACGTGATCGCGTATGCGTCGCGCGCGGTCGAGCTGCGCGCGGGCGACCTGATCTTCACCGGCACGCCGGCGGGCGTCGCCGCGTTGCAGCCGGGCGATCGCGTGACAGGGGGCGTCGACGGCGTCGCGTCGTTCGAGTTCGTCGTCGGGGAGCAGCCGGCGGCGTGAACTCGCGCGGGCCCGCCGCCCGGGCGCGCGGCGAAAGCCGGCAGGCCCGCCCGGCGGCGGGTGTGCGGCGCGTCGGCATATCGATTCATCGGTACATCCACGCATCGGCGCAACGCGACGCCGCGCGCCCGTCGTCACGAACCGGCCGCGCCGTCCGATTCCGATCGCCTCTGCCTCGACGGGCAACACACCGATCCGTACGAGCAGAACACGCAGCAATCGCCCGGCTTCGGACGCAGCAACGCGCCGCAGGCGCTGCATGCGTAGAAGAAAAGACAGGTGTCCTCCGGCATCGTCTCTCGCCGCGCGAAGCCGCAATGCGGACAAGTCAGCACGGATTCCCGCACGATCGCATTCATTGCTCCTCCTTCGGCGCGCGCATCCGCGAAGCGCGACCGGCGCGCGAATCGCGCCGCCTAGGTCCCCGCCCGCGCGTCGCCCGCCCGCAGCCAGCGCCGCCGCAGCCAGTGATCGACCGACAGCGCGCCCGCGCCGCGGCACAGCAGCACGAGCAGCATCGCCGCCCATTGGATGTGCGTCGGCCACGCTTGCGGATAGACGAAGATCTCGATGACGGACGTCATGCCGAGCAGCACCAGCGCCACGGGCCGCGTGGCGAGGCCGAGCACGAGCAGCACGGGCGCGCCGAGCTCGATCGACACCGCCAGGTACGCGGCCACGTCCGGCGGCAGCAGCGGCAGCCGGTACTCGTCGCGAAACAACGCGAGCGCCGCGTCCCAGTTCGCGAGCTTCGTCATCGCGGAATTCCAGAAAATCGTCGCCACCGCGAGCCGCAGCGGAATCGCCAGCAGCCAGTCGGGCACGCGCTGGAGCCGCTGCGCCAGTTGCAGCAGCGTCGCCGCGCAGCCGGCGCGCCGAGCGCCGCCGGAGCGGATCGGGCACGTCATGATCGCATCCCTCCGTCGATCGGGCCGACGCCGCCGGACTGCGCGGGCGAGTCGGCAAAACATCCGCGCGACAACAGCGCCGCGAAGAGCGCATGGCCGCCCACCCCAGGCGCGTTCGCGAGCGCCGCGCCGAGCGGCTCGCCCGCGAACAGCGCGGATGCGACCCGCCAATCCGCCTCGTCGAGCCTGAGCACCTCGATGCCGGCTTCGGTGCGCTGCGCGAGCAGATGCACGGGCGCGTCGTCGAGCCGGATTGCCGCCAGC from the Burkholderia humptydooensis genome contains:
- a CDS encoding DoxX family protein translates to MTCPIRSGGARRAGCAATLLQLAQRLQRVPDWLLAIPLRLAVATIFWNSAMTKLANWDAALALFRDEYRLPLLPPDVAAYLAVSIELGAPVLLVLGLATRPVALVLLGMTSVIEIFVYPQAWPTHIQWAAMLLVLLCRGAGALSVDHWLRRRWLRAGDARAGT
- a CDS encoding fumarylacetoacetate hydrolase family protein, yielding MTDYVFAPPAVPSVEIAGSAARFPVRRVFCVGRNYADHAREMGADPNREPPFFFTKPADAIVPASGTVPYPTLTSDLHHEIELVIAIGRGGRAIAADAALDHVWGYGVGVDLTRRDLQAQAKKAGRPWDWAKGFDASGPLTALHPAASIGHPQRGRIWLAVNGDVRQQGELADMIWPIPDVIAYASRAVELRAGDLIFTGTPAGVAALQPGDRVTGGVDGVASFEFVVGEQPAA
- a CDS encoding YceI family protein, which produces MGAAGSSAKAVVAALACAVGAWLAPGVGAADAAGASGVSGVSGVLGAADASRPSGTSAPAGAADVSGAEPAGTLAASPHPAPRYRLDPRHSGVTFRVDNFWHAHLTMRFTRMHAELAGGDDDRLASRVDVTVDAASLGANVPFVAALVKGSAMLDVARYPEIRFVGTRFERTGAATARLTGDLTIRATTRPITLAVRFDAGQPGADARDGGERDSAWRREARGRREFGPYDARTRDAALGDADSPDAMPRDADASRIVPSGNAVRQRAARRGTEPPESPEPRESPGRPTPDAARTLAFVADGHFSRTAFGLSRWLPAVGDDVQLRIRAEFVRARAGP
- a CDS encoding anti-sigma factor family protein, with the protein product MSDDPDPTVAPESDEPGLFALSAFVDGELPDAERRAIAERLAADPRAAGVVSHYRAQRAALRALFADPVAQRSGPCIVLRVRTPWWRRAAFAGGALAAGVALGWLGGALAPQWGAPAGVQAAFAHEADHAYAVYAPDARHPVEIAGGRDGALAAWLSTRVGRRIAAPSLDEYGFALLGGRLLPGATGPAAQFMYENAAGGRLALYVSASSQRETAVRLLRDGERRTFYWVSERTAYALSGQIAEDRLRAIAADVCGELGGHPERWR
- a CDS encoding helix-turn-helix transcriptional regulator, whose protein sequence is MPERSDRLDFYIRDEATRRAITEPHRHAYFQIQFNLGGDTEQQIGGLTRAFPRGALAFVLPYREHLIAHPPGAHFVVINFSQTFLRADLDVDPLDLEDVSAQRAPELAPFRFQEHLDFILTGAAFDDARRLAQRMLEADRARTFGSVPLLRGYLLQLIGLVCTQYAGPLTKLAQSGAHRTGRRDAFARVLRHVRANLTNDALTLAGTARAAFLSPNYLAHLIRKETGSTFTDLVTERRIALAQSLLAHTTRRIADIAHAVGFRDEGYFSRRFRACVGLSPKEYRDANGALGAADVADVRGARSAAGRGETPGAPGAAGSKGAARAAAKPRA
- a CDS encoding GDCCVxC domain-containing (seleno)protein gives rise to the protein MNAIVRESVLTCPHCGFARRETMPEDTCLFFYACSACGALLRPKPGDCCVFCSYGSVCCPSRQRRSESDGAAGS
- a CDS encoding sigma-70 family RNA polymerase sigma factor, translating into MSFESDVVGWLPQLRRYARALTGDPAWADDLVQDTAERALSRMSAFRPDSNLRAWLLTILRHLYIDQLRARREFAVDDDDGPWRTLEAPVGQVDALVLRDVQRMLYRLPLEQREALLLVCVEELSYQEAAAVLGVPVGTVMSRLSRAREHMRALLTDAPLRPPLSFTAARHHR